Genomic DNA from Mesorhizobium sp. 131-2-1:
GGCAGCGACGCTCTACGCCGCCGAATCGATGCGACTGACCACCAGGCTGATGCAGGTTGCGTCCTGGCTGCTTCTGCAGCGCGCCGCGAATTCCGGCGAGATGACCCGCGACCAGGTCGCCTCGGAAAAGTCCAAGGTGCGGCTCGACACCGCGTCCGCGCATGACGAGGCGCTCGGCTGGAACGAACTGCCGAAGGATTTTCTCGACCTCGTCACCCGCTCGCTGCGCCTGCAGGCGCTGGTGCGCCGCATGGACGAGGAGATCTACGGCAACGCGTTGGCCGACACGCCGCCGGTCGCCCGCCGCGTCAATCCGGTCTCCGACCAGATCAGCCTGCTCAACACGGCCTTCGCCCGCGGCTGAAAGATCATATCCTCTCTCGTCGGGGCGAATTCTCAAGCAGCCGCTGAGCTGCTGCGAGACATCGTTTCTGGTTTGTTCACATTTTGCTGGCATCGCCCTGCGTCGGAGGTAGACTTGGCGCATGGGGGACGCGATTCGCATCATCGGCATCGATCCGGGGCTGAGGCGCACCGGCTGGGGCATCGTCGAGAGCCTCGGCAATTCGTTGCGTTTCGTCGCCTCCGGCACGGTGCGTTCCGACGACAAGGCGGCGCTCGCGATCAGGCTCTGCCAACTGCATGACGGGCTGGTCGAAGTCCTGCATCAGGCCATGCCACACGAGGCCGCGGTCGAGCAGACCTTCGTCAACAAGGATGCGACGGCGACGCTGAAACTCGGCCAGGCGCGCGGCATCGCCATGCTGGTGCCGGCGCGCGCCGGGCTGGTGGTCGCCGAATATGCCCCCAACGCCGTCAAGAAGGCGGTGATCGGTGTCGGTCACGGCGACAAGAAGCAGATCCACATGATGGTCAAGGTGCTGATGCCGAAAGCGGTGTTCGACACCGACGACGCCGCCGATGCGCTGGCCATCGCCATCTGCCACGCGCATCACCGGCAGAGCGTCGCTTATCGGATGGCGGCGCTGGCGTGAGGGGACAGCCATGATCGGCAAGCTCAAGGGCACGCTGGACGAGATCGACGAGGACTATTGCCTCGTTGACGTGCATGGCGTCGGCTACGTCGCCTATTGTTCGGCACGCACGCTGGCATCGCTGCCGTCGCCGGGCGAGGCGGTGGTGCTGTTCATCGAGACCTATGTGCGCGAGGATATGATCCGCCTCTACGGTTTCCAGTCGGCGCTGGAGCGCGAATGGTTCCGGTTGCTGATGAACAATGTGCAGGGCGTCGGCGCCAAGGTGGCGCTGGCCATCCTCTCGACGCTGGCGCCGGCCGACCTCGCCAACGCGATCGCTTTGCGTGACATTGCCATGGTCTCCCGCGCGCCGGGCGTCGGCAAGAAGGTGGCAGAGCGCATCGTCACCGAACTGAAGGCCAAGGCGCCGGCCTATGCGGGCGCCGCCTCCGGCACGATCGGGCTGAAGCAGGAGCTCGGCGAGGGCGTGGCGCCGGCGCCGATCGCCGATGCCGTCTCGGCGCTGGTCAATCTCGGCTATTCGCGCGACATCGCGGCCAATGCGGTTTCGGCGGCGCTGAAGACGGCCGGCGAGGACGCCGACGCCTCGAAGTTGATCCGCTTCGGCCTGAAGGAACTGGCGCGGTGAGCCTACGCTTGTCCTGGTCCCTGCCGTATGCAAGGAAAGCGGCATGAACCTTTCGCCCCGCCTCATTGCCCCCGACAAGCGCGGCGAGGATGCCGACCAGACCTTGCGGCCGCAGTCGCTCGACGAGTTCGTCGGCCAGGCGGCGGTCAGGGCCAATCTCAAGGTCTTCGTCGATGCCGCCAAGGGCCGTGGCGAGGCGCTCGACCATGTGCTGTTTGTCGGCCCACCGGGCCTCGGCAAGACGACGCTGGCGCAGATCATGGCGCGCGAGCTCGGCGTCAATTTCCGCTCGACCTCCGGGCCGGTCATCGCCAAGGCCGGCGATCTCGCTGCGCTGCTCACCAATCTCGAAGACCGCGACGTGCTGTTCATCGACGAGATCCACCGCCTCAATCCGGCGGTGGAGGAGATCCTTTATCCGGCGATGGAGGATTTCCAGCTCGACCTGATCATCGGCGAGGGGCCAGCGGCGCGTTCGGTCAAGATCGACCTCGCCCGCTTCACGCTGGTCGCCGCCACCACGCGGCTCGGGCTGCTCACCAATCCGCTGCGCGACCGTTTCGGCATTCCGGTGCGGCTGAACTTCTACACGGTCGAGGAGTTGGAGCAGATCGTGCGGCGCGGCGCCCGCATCCTCTCGATGCCGCTCGGCGACGATGGCGCACTGGAGATCGCCCGGCGGGCGCGCGGCACGCCGCGCATCGCCGGCCGGCTGCTGCGCCGGGTGCGCGATTTTGCATCGGTCGCCGGCGATGGCCATGTCGACCGCCGGATCGCCGACGAGGCGCTGACCAGGCTGGAGGTCGACGGGCTCGGCCTCGACGCGCTCGACCGCCGCTATCTGTCGATGATCGCCCGCAATTTCGGCGGCGGGCCGGTCGGCATCGAGACCATCGCGGCGGGGCTCTCCGAACCGCGCGACGCCATCGAGGACATCATCGAGCCCTATCTGATCCAGCAGGGTTTCATCCAGCGCACGCCGCGCGGCCGCGTGCTGACAGCCAATGCCTGGCGCCATCTCGGCCTCGACGCGCCGAAGGATCTTGCCCAGCAGCAGATCAGCCTGTTCCAGGAAGAGTAACGGAAATTTGTTCCCCGCTCGCGCGGAGAACGGCTGGTCTGCGCAAAATCTGCTCGCCTCGGCCAAGCTGAAGACGCAATTGCCGCCTCTAGCTTGACGCAATTGCCACTCAAGGGCCGGGGCGGACCTATGATCACCAGACGTGGCTTCCTGCGCCTCATCGGCGGCTCGTTCCTGTCGATGGTGTCGCTCAGCGCCTATGCGGTCGGCATCGAGCCGATGCTGTTGACGCATGTGAAGCGCTATTCGCTGGCGCCACCGCACTGGCCGGCGGGCCTCAAGCTGCGCGTTGTCGCGCTGGCCGACATCCATGCCTGCCGGCCATGGATGACGCCGGAGCGGATCGCCTCGCTTGCCGACGAGGCAAACGCGCTGCAGCCGGATCTCATCGTGCTGCTCGGCGACTATGTCGCCGGCATGGACCTGGTGACGGATTGGGTGTCTGCATCGGAATGGGCCTCAGCTCTGTCCGGCTTGAAAGCGCCGCTCGGCGCAATGGCGATCCTTGGCAACCACGATTGGTGGCACGATCCTGTCGCGCAAAGGGCCGGGACCGGACCAACCGAGGCGCGCAAGGCACTCGAGGGCGCCGGCATCACGGTGCTCGAAAACGATGCCTTGCGCCTGGAAAAGGACGGGCTCGGCTTCTGGCTCGCAGGCCTCGCGGACCAGCTTGCCTTGCTGCCGGGAGAGGGCCGTGCGGAGCCCAGGGGTCTCGACGATCTCGATGGCACGCTGGCCAAGGTGAGCGATACCGCTCCCGTCATCCTGCTCGCGCATGAGCCTGATATCTTCCCGAAAGTGCCGTGGCGGGTTTCGCTAACGCTGTCCGGCCACACCCATGGCGGGCAGGTGCGGCTGTTCGGCTATTCGCCGGTCGTGCCGTCGCGGTTCGGCAACCGCTACGCCTACGGCCATGTCGTCGAAAACGACCGCAACCTGATCGTTTCGGGAGGGCTCGGCTTCAGCATCATGCCGGTGCGCTTCGGCATGCGGCCGGAAATCCTGCAGATCGATCTGGGTTAGTCCTGATTCCGCTCTGGCGCCTAGGGAAGTGACTTGATCGCATCCATCACGGCAGGCTCCGCCTTGTCGCCATCGAACGCGTCAACGATGCCGAAGGCGCCGCCATAGCCCCACACCGACCAGGAAAAGCCGTGCGCCTCGGCGCGCGCGATCATCTGCCTGACATAGGCGGCCCGGTATTCGGCCGGCATGACATAGCCGTTGCCGTATTCCTGGCGGATCATGCCGAATTCTCCGAGGGTGATGTCGGCAGGCTTTATGCCGTTGGCCTTGGCCCAGGCTTCAACCGCCTTGAACGGCGCGTCCATGATGCCGAGCAGTTTGTCGTCCGTATCCATGCTGGCCACCTGCTCGTCGAGATAGGCAAGCATGCCGCTCCGGCGCGTCCAGGGCGCCTCGGCCTTGATGCGGGCGCGGATCGTGTCCAGCGCCACGTCGAGTTGCGCTCGCGGCACAGCGGTCAGCGGAAAGGGCAGGCCGGTGACATAGCGGATGAAGTCGCCGGCCCAGGTCGCGCCCTGATGGGTGAGCAGGAACGGATCGTAGGAATGGAAGGTCCAGATGATGTTGTCGTCGGCGATCAGCTTCGGATCGATCCTGGCCAGCGATGCGGCGTTGGAGTAGCAGGCGCCGGTCAGGATCAGCGTCAGCCTGGTGGCCGAGGAGCGCGCCGCCGCGAACAGCTTCTTCTGGCGGTCCGGCCAGAGACTGGTGTCGTCGCCGTCGCAGTCGACGATCGGCTCGTTCATCGGCTCGAAGGCGACCTGCGCCGGGTCTTCCGCCGACAGCGTGCGCGCCATCCTGCGCACCACGTCGACATAGGCGTCGAAGGTCTCGGGATCGTCCATCACCTGCCCCATGCCGATCTTGCGGTTGCCGCCGGCCGGGATCAGATGCATGTCGACGATCACCTTCAGCCCGGCTCGATTGATCATGCGCGCCGAGTCCAGCACGCTGGCATAGAGGTCGTCGCGCAGCGCAAACGCCTCGTCGGACAGGAAGGGCGAGGGATCGACCGGCATGCGCAGAAAATCGAAGCCGGCATCCTTCAGCGCCTTGAGGTCATCCTCCTTGAGGAACTTTCGCCATTCCGGATAGGGCAGGATGGCTTGCGGGTCGTTCCATTTCTCCTCGCCGGTCCAGGTCGTCCACTGGTCGAGATTGAGGCCGCGCTTCATCGAGAACGTCGCCGCTTGCCCTGGCAGCACCCAAGCGCCGAGCACCAGCAGTGCCGCCATCAAGGTCTTGATCATCGCGCCCAACAGTGCCATCCGGTTCCAGCGCCGCAACACCTGCCTGCTCGGGCCAGAAAAGGAAAGCGCGATGGACGATCATGGTGAATCGGCGGCGCTCAGCGCCGGGCTCTCCGGCGCGCTGACGGAATTCGGCCACCGGCTGATGGCGCGGGTCTACTATGCCGACACCGATTTCTCCGGCGTCGTCTACCACGCCCGCTATCTCGAATTCTTCGAGCGCGGCCGCTCCGACTATCTCAGGCTGGCGGGCGTCCACCATACCGAGCTTGCCGACGGCAAGCATGGCGAGCGCATCGTCTGGGTGGTCAGGCGCATGGAGATCGACTTCAAAAGTCCGGCCCGCATGGACGACATCCTGACCATCGATACGCGCACCGAGGATATTTCCGGCGCCCGCATCTTCATGGCGCAGCAACTGAAGCGCGGCGGCGAGGTGCTGGTCGAGGCCAAGGTCGAGGCGGCGATCATCGGCGAGAATGGCCGTCCGAGGCGCTTTCCCAAGGAATGGATCGCCGCCTTCATGCCCATGCCGTCCTGACATTCAGGTGCTGCCGGCCTGCAAATGGCGGATTCCTGCGCTTCCGGTGCTCACGTACTTCAAGTACGCTCCGCTCCGGTTCTCGGAACCCACCCAGTTTGGTCGCTTCGCGCCCGTCTTCGACTCCGGCTCGGCCTGACCTGAATCTCAGCACACCCCCGGCAGCCTGCGGATGTGAAGCGGCATTCAATCCACTGACGCGACTACCCACGCCATGGATATGGGGGCGCGGCAATGCGCCGCGCTTCATATCCTAACCCATCCTTAACCATAACGGTTCATGAAGAGATTGGTGAAGATTGGCGGAATCCGAACGCCTTCCTTTCACCAATATTTGCCCCGAAAAGGCCGCGATACGGTGCATTCGGGGTGATCTCGCAAGCTTCAAGCTTCGCGCGAACGGACCACAAGGGATGCCCATGGGCCCAGCCGCCAGCGACGCCCGGAAAATCTTAAGGACGTAACCATGGAAAACATCGCACTCGCCGAACCGGGCGCGCATCTGTCGATTTGGGCGCTGTTCATGCAGGCCAGCTGGGTCGTCAAGCTGGTCATGATCGGGCTGCTCGGCGCCTCGATCTGGACCTGGGCGATCATCGTCGACAAGCTGGTCGCCTATGCGCGCATGCGGCTTGCCCTCAACCGCTTTGAGCAGGTGTTCTGGTCGGGCCAGTCGCTGGAAGAGCTCTACCGGACGCTCGCCGACCGCAAGACCACCGGCATGGGCGCGATCTTCGTCGCCGCCATGCGCGAATGGAAGAAGAGTTTCGAGAAGGGCGCCAAATCGCCGCTCGGCCTGCAGACCCGTATCGACAAGGCGATGGACCTGGCGCTGACGCGCGAGATGGAGCGGCTGGAAGGAAGGCTGGGCTTCCTCGCCACCACCGGTTCGGCCGCGCCCTTCATCGGCCTGTTCGGCACCGTCATCGGCATCATGACCTCGTTCCAGGCCATCGCCGCCTCAAAGAACACCAGCCTGTCGGTGGTGGCGCCCGGCATCGCAGAGGCGCTGCTCGCCACGGCCATCGGCCTGCTCGCGGCCATTCCCGCGGTCATCGCCTACAACAAGCTGTCATCGGACGCGAACAAGATCGCCGTGCGCATGGAAGGGTT
This window encodes:
- a CDS encoding metallophosphoesterase, translated to MITRRGFLRLIGGSFLSMVSLSAYAVGIEPMLLTHVKRYSLAPPHWPAGLKLRVVALADIHACRPWMTPERIASLADEANALQPDLIVLLGDYVAGMDLVTDWVSASEWASALSGLKAPLGAMAILGNHDWWHDPVAQRAGTGPTEARKALEGAGITVLENDALRLEKDGLGFWLAGLADQLALLPGEGRAEPRGLDDLDGTLAKVSDTAPVILLAHEPDIFPKVPWRVSLTLSGHTHGGQVRLFGYSPVVPSRFGNRYAYGHVVENDRNLIVSGGLGFSIMPVRFGMRPEILQIDLG
- the tolQ gene encoding protein TolQ, which encodes MENIALAEPGAHLSIWALFMQASWVVKLVMIGLLGASIWTWAIIVDKLVAYARMRLALNRFEQVFWSGQSLEELYRTLADRKTTGMGAIFVAAMREWKKSFEKGAKSPLGLQTRIDKAMDLALTREMERLEGRLGFLATTGSAAPFIGLFGTVIGIMTSFQAIAASKNTSLSVVAPGIAEALLATAIGLLAAIPAVIAYNKLSSDANKIAVRMEGFSDEFSAILSRQIDEKVAQKA
- the ruvC gene encoding crossover junction endodeoxyribonuclease RuvC, translated to MGDAIRIIGIDPGLRRTGWGIVESLGNSLRFVASGTVRSDDKAALAIRLCQLHDGLVEVLHQAMPHEAAVEQTFVNKDATATLKLGQARGIAMLVPARAGLVVAEYAPNAVKKAVIGVGHGDKKQIHMMVKVLMPKAVFDTDDAADALAIAICHAHHRQSVAYRMAALA
- the rcdA gene encoding protease adaptor protein RcdA, whose translation is MNEPSKGSAKTIKLAERRVFSQSFKPLYQEGMGLVEQAAEYLDGKGRAEAKKLSRTAATLYAAESMRLTTRLMQVASWLLLQRAANSGEMTRDQVASEKSKVRLDTASAHDEALGWNELPKDFLDLVTRSLRLQALVRRMDEEIYGNALADTPPVARRVNPVSDQISLLNTAFARG
- the ruvB gene encoding Holliday junction branch migration DNA helicase RuvB — translated: MNLSPRLIAPDKRGEDADQTLRPQSLDEFVGQAAVRANLKVFVDAAKGRGEALDHVLFVGPPGLGKTTLAQIMARELGVNFRSTSGPVIAKAGDLAALLTNLEDRDVLFIDEIHRLNPAVEEILYPAMEDFQLDLIIGEGPAARSVKIDLARFTLVAATTRLGLLTNPLRDRFGIPVRLNFYTVEELEQIVRRGARILSMPLGDDGALEIARRARGTPRIAGRLLRRVRDFASVAGDGHVDRRIADEALTRLEVDGLGLDALDRRYLSMIARNFGGGPVGIETIAAGLSEPRDAIEDIIEPYLIQQGFIQRTPRGRVLTANAWRHLGLDAPKDLAQQQISLFQEE
- a CDS encoding glycoside hydrolase family 5 protein, whose translation is MALLGAMIKTLMAALLVLGAWVLPGQAATFSMKRGLNLDQWTTWTGEEKWNDPQAILPYPEWRKFLKEDDLKALKDAGFDFLRMPVDPSPFLSDEAFALRDDLYASVLDSARMINRAGLKVIVDMHLIPAGGNRKIGMGQVMDDPETFDAYVDVVRRMARTLSAEDPAQVAFEPMNEPIVDCDGDDTSLWPDRQKKLFAAARSSATRLTLILTGACYSNAASLARIDPKLIADDNIIWTFHSYDPFLLTHQGATWAGDFIRYVTGLPFPLTAVPRAQLDVALDTIRARIKAEAPWTRRSGMLAYLDEQVASMDTDDKLLGIMDAPFKAVEAWAKANGIKPADITLGEFGMIRQEYGNGYVMPAEYRAAYVRQMIARAEAHGFSWSVWGYGGAFGIVDAFDGDKAEPAVMDAIKSLP
- the ybgC gene encoding tol-pal system-associated acyl-CoA thioesterase, which encodes MDDHGESAALSAGLSGALTEFGHRLMARVYYADTDFSGVVYHARYLEFFERGRSDYLRLAGVHHTELADGKHGERIVWVVRRMEIDFKSPARMDDILTIDTRTEDISGARIFMAQQLKRGGEVLVEAKVEAAIIGENGRPRRFPKEWIAAFMPMPS
- the ruvA gene encoding Holliday junction branch migration protein RuvA, with product MIGKLKGTLDEIDEDYCLVDVHGVGYVAYCSARTLASLPSPGEAVVLFIETYVREDMIRLYGFQSALEREWFRLLMNNVQGVGAKVALAILSTLAPADLANAIALRDIAMVSRAPGVGKKVAERIVTELKAKAPAYAGAASGTIGLKQELGEGVAPAPIADAVSALVNLGYSRDIAANAVSAALKTAGEDADASKLIRFGLKELAR